A portion of the Pectobacterium brasiliense genome contains these proteins:
- a CDS encoding ArdC family protein, which yields MTTSLHTQTSAPNTAAATSVSPLEQSGSSKTKFSKTKTDIYQTVTDSIITALEAGVKPWTCPWQRVPGMSGLPSNFATGIAYSGMNIMLLWCSASEQGFGDPRWMTYRQAQAVGGQVRKGEHGTTAIFYTTLEKENEDGEIDQIPMLKTFNVFNVQQIDGLPLTTETVSPEATFDPLPEAENLFQKSGANIIEKGQNAFFRPSTDEVWLPERHLFSDAANFYATGLHELVHWSGDKKRLNREMKGKFGSADYAEEELVAELGSAFLMADLGIVGEVQHESYIASWLQALKNDKRYVFKAASAASKAHRYLMDKI from the coding sequence ATGACGACTTCCCTGCATACCCAGACTAGCGCCCCTAACACCGCAGCGGCGACCAGCGTATCCCCGCTGGAGCAGTCAGGCTCCTCAAAAACGAAATTTTCTAAAACCAAAACAGATATTTATCAGACCGTCACCGACAGCATCATCACCGCGCTGGAAGCTGGCGTGAAGCCCTGGACGTGTCCGTGGCAGCGAGTGCCGGGCATGTCTGGTTTACCTTCCAACTTTGCAACCGGTATTGCGTATAGCGGAATGAATATCATGCTGTTGTGGTGCAGTGCGTCAGAACAGGGCTTCGGTGATCCACGCTGGATGACCTACAGACAGGCGCAGGCAGTAGGCGGGCAGGTTCGCAAAGGCGAACACGGCACGACAGCCATTTTCTATACAACCTTAGAGAAGGAAAACGAAGACGGTGAAATCGACCAGATCCCGATGCTGAAAACTTTCAACGTGTTTAACGTTCAGCAAATTGACGGCTTGCCTCTGACAACTGAAACAGTCAGCCCGGAAGCAACCTTTGACCCGTTGCCGGAGGCTGAAAATCTGTTCCAGAAGAGCGGCGCAAACATCATTGAGAAAGGACAAAACGCCTTTTTCAGACCCTCAACCGATGAAGTCTGGCTACCGGAGCGCCATCTGTTTTCAGATGCAGCCAATTTCTATGCTACTGGCCTACATGAGCTGGTTCACTGGAGCGGTGATAAAAAACGACTTAACCGTGAAATGAAAGGGAAGTTTGGCAGTGCAGATTATGCGGAGGAGGAATTAGTGGCGGAGCTGGGAAGTGCTTTTCTGATGGCGGATTTGGGGATTGTTGGAGAGGTGCAGCATGAAAGCTATATTGCCTCATGGCTCCAGGCGCTGAAAAACGATAAGCGCTATGTTTTCAAAGCGGCCAGCGCCGCCTCAAAAGCGCATCGTTATCTGATGGATAAGATTTGA
- a CDS encoding MurR/RpiR family transcriptional regulator — protein sequence MFEKDRVKNFSDKEMEVYDFVIKNHAKIPFMTIREFSSLCGYSTTVIIKFCHKLGCGSYKEFKNKLNEHFKNNDFSKGKIFSEELLGFFRVSNNLELGNSINDFYTKINNSQAVLFIGLGTSGILSEYSARVLSNVGITAHFINDPGFPIDVNFYKNWLVVFLSVSGETPEVVGLARRFTFSGINTMCITSNPSSSIVTNTLSSISYNMKQTKLNDDYNITSQIPVLYIVETICRMRNTP from the coding sequence ATGTTCGAAAAAGATAGGGTCAAAAACTTTTCAGACAAAGAAATGGAAGTATATGATTTTGTTATAAAAAACCATGCAAAAATTCCATTCATGACTATCCGAGAGTTTTCTTCTTTATGTGGTTATTCCACGACAGTAATAATCAAATTTTGTCATAAATTGGGATGTGGATCATATAAGGAATTTAAAAACAAGTTAAATGAGCATTTCAAAAATAATGATTTTTCTAAAGGTAAAATATTTTCAGAGGAGTTGCTGGGTTTTTTTAGAGTGTCTAATAACTTAGAGTTAGGCAATTCTATAAATGATTTCTATACTAAAATTAATAATAGCCAAGCTGTCTTATTCATCGGTTTAGGCACATCAGGAATTCTTTCAGAGTACAGTGCAAGGGTTCTCTCAAATGTAGGAATCACAGCGCATTTTATTAATGATCCGGGCTTTCCTATTGATGTAAACTTTTATAAAAATTGGTTAGTTGTTTTTCTTTCTGTTTCAGGAGAAACCCCAGAGGTAGTGGGATTAGCTCGAAGATTTACGTTTTCAGGAATAAATACAATGTGTATAACAAGTAATCCATCATCATCAATAGTTACGAATACTTTATCATCTATAAGCTATAACATGAAGCAAACAAAACTTAATGATGATTATAATATTACTAGCCAGATCCCGGTTTTATATATTGTTGAAACTATTTGTCGCATGCGTAATACGCCATAA
- a CDS encoding glycoside hydrolase family 1 protein translates to MKFDNLKPFPQDFYWGAATSAYQCEGAWNEDGKGLSVIDSAQFSEGISDFKVGSEHYYRYKEDIALFSEMGMNLYRFSISWARIMPNGRGEINYKGIDFYNNLINELISKGITPLVTLYHFDLPLSLEKNGGWSNPETIDAFLEYSEVCFREFGDRVKYWLTINEQNMMILQGDAIGTSSQNDENKFKKLYQQNHNMTVGQAKVYNLCHKLVINGKIGPAPNISCIYPASAKPEDYLAAQNFSAIRNWLYLDLACHGEYNAIAWAFFEKMGYTPDISESDKEILKSGKPDFIAFNYYYSVTASESRDGHGEQRHFLEDNISGVDDSTFVPVDNKNLAINDFNWLIDPIGFRITCRELHDRYHLPLIVTENGIGAYDTLTDDNKIHDDIRISYLSEHLQQLQLAINDGVDIFGYCPWSAMDLVSTHEGFKKRYGLIYINRNENNEGDLSRIRKKSFFWYKKVIESNGSDLSAEVKY, encoded by the coding sequence ATGAAATTTGATAATTTAAAGCCATTTCCACAAGATTTCTATTGGGGGGCTGCAACTTCTGCATATCAGTGTGAAGGTGCATGGAATGAAGATGGTAAAGGTCTGTCTGTAATTGATTCAGCTCAGTTCTCTGAGGGTATATCAGATTTTAAAGTTGGTAGTGAACATTATTATCGGTATAAAGAAGATATCGCTCTATTTTCTGAAATGGGAATGAATCTTTATCGGTTCTCAATATCGTGGGCAAGAATAATGCCTAATGGACGTGGTGAAATAAACTATAAAGGAATAGATTTTTATAATAATCTTATAAATGAACTAATTTCGAAAGGAATAACACCACTAGTAACATTATATCACTTTGACCTACCTCTTTCACTAGAAAAAAATGGTGGATGGTCAAACCCAGAGACCATTGATGCATTTTTAGAGTATTCTGAAGTATGTTTTCGTGAATTCGGCGATCGAGTTAAATATTGGCTCACTATCAATGAGCAGAATATGATGATTCTTCAAGGAGATGCTATAGGAACAAGTTCTCAAAATGATGAGAATAAATTCAAGAAATTGTATCAACAAAATCACAATATGACTGTAGGGCAGGCTAAAGTATATAATTTATGTCATAAATTAGTAATAAATGGGAAAATAGGCCCTGCTCCAAACATATCCTGTATTTATCCTGCATCAGCCAAACCAGAAGATTATTTGGCTGCTCAAAATTTTTCTGCTATAAGAAACTGGTTATACCTTGATCTTGCTTGTCATGGTGAATATAACGCTATAGCATGGGCGTTTTTTGAAAAGATGGGATATACACCAGATATATCAGAGAGTGATAAGGAGATTCTTAAGTCTGGTAAGCCTGATTTTATTGCTTTTAACTATTATTATTCTGTTACTGCATCTGAAAGTCGTGATGGCCATGGAGAACAACGTCATTTCCTTGAGGATAATATATCCGGAGTAGACGATTCAACGTTTGTACCCGTTGATAATAAAAATCTAGCTATTAATGATTTTAATTGGCTCATTGATCCTATAGGTTTTAGAATAACTTGTAGAGAGCTACATGACAGATATCACCTGCCTCTCATTGTAACTGAAAATGGAATAGGTGCTTATGATACACTCACTGATGACAATAAAATTCATGATGATATTAGAATTTCTTATTTGAGTGAGCATCTACAGCAACTTCAATTGGCGATAAATGATGGTGTTGATATTTTCGGTTACTGTCCTTGGTCAGCAATGGACCTTGTCAGCACCCATGAAGGTTTTAAAAAGCGTTACGGATTAATTTATATTAATCGAAATGAGAATAACGAAGGTGATCTATCAAGAATTAGAAAGAAAAGTTTCTTCTGGTATAAAAAAGTAATTGAATCAAATGGTTCAGACTTAAGCGCTGAAGTAAAATACTAA
- a CDS encoding PTS transporter subunit EIIC — translation MKYSILANDIIEYVGGKNNIVSVSHCATRLRFTIKDDSHTHQDKIKNLDGVMAVINSGGQFQVVIGQHVSEVFSLIDSTLNNISLSTEENNDKGVNKVKVIPYILDLISGAFTPLLPALCGAGILKSFLTMAILLEWLTEQQPTYKVLFAASNSIFYFLPVFLSVTIGMKLKVNPFVSGAIGAALLEPTFTSLITASTESTFIGISMLPLDYAYNVFPVFVSIFIYAHLEKFLKRIIHQDLQLFLVPMLAMVIVVPLTILFFGPFSTDAGRFIASGITKIIDFNGILSGAFLGATYQFLVALGLHWGLAPIQLENIRTGGDPIGAIGEAASVYTLMGIAIGVWIRSRKEKQLNALSGSAAVTAMLAGVTEPILYGILLRYKRLIPIYIIAGATGGAINGFFNVKMTALVFHNLFSIPAEKPMHFFIIGAFTSLLLGAILTVIFGYEKKMTKSV, via the coding sequence ATGAAATACTCAATTCTAGCGAATGATATTATAGAATATGTTGGTGGTAAAAATAACATAGTCTCAGTATCACATTGTGCCACACGCTTACGTTTCACTATCAAAGATGATAGTCATACACACCAGGATAAGATTAAAAATTTGGATGGCGTTATGGCGGTTATCAATAGCGGCGGCCAGTTCCAAGTTGTTATAGGACAACATGTTTCAGAAGTCTTTTCTTTAATTGATTCAACCTTAAACAATATTTCATTATCAACTGAAGAAAATAATGACAAAGGAGTAAATAAAGTAAAAGTAATCCCATATATTCTTGATTTAATCTCAGGTGCTTTTACACCTTTGCTTCCTGCACTTTGTGGTGCAGGCATTCTTAAATCATTTCTAACAATGGCAATATTATTAGAATGGTTAACAGAACAGCAACCAACATATAAAGTTCTCTTCGCAGCTTCAAACTCAATATTTTATTTTCTACCAGTTTTCCTCAGTGTTACTATTGGTATGAAATTAAAAGTGAATCCATTCGTTTCTGGTGCAATCGGAGCCGCACTTTTAGAACCAACTTTTACGTCATTAATTACAGCAAGTACCGAGTCTACATTCATTGGGATTTCGATGCTTCCACTTGACTATGCTTATAATGTTTTTCCGGTATTTGTAAGTATTTTTATTTATGCTCATCTTGAAAAATTCTTGAAAAGAATTATACATCAAGACTTACAGCTTTTCCTTGTCCCTATGTTAGCAATGGTGATAGTCGTCCCTCTAACTATCCTCTTTTTTGGACCATTCAGTACTGATGCTGGTAGATTTATTGCTTCTGGCATTACAAAAATCATTGATTTTAACGGTATTCTTTCTGGCGCATTTCTTGGTGCTACTTATCAATTTCTTGTTGCACTCGGGCTCCATTGGGGGCTGGCACCAATCCAATTAGAGAATATTCGCACTGGAGGTGATCCTATAGGTGCTATAGGCGAGGCTGCATCTGTTTATACGCTTATGGGAATCGCAATAGGGGTCTGGATTCGTTCACGTAAAGAAAAACAACTAAATGCTTTATCAGGTTCTGCTGCTGTCACAGCAATGCTTGCGGGTGTAACAGAACCAATTCTTTATGGAATTTTATTAAGATATAAACGTCTTATTCCAATTTATATTATTGCTGGAGCTACAGGCGGTGCTATTAATGGATTCTTTAACGTTAAGATGACAGCACTAGTATTCCATAATTTGTTTTCTATACCCGCTGAGAAACCGATGCATTTCTTTATTATCGGTGCATTTACATCATTATTACTTGGCGCAATTCTTACAGTTATATTTGGTTATGAAAAGAAAATGACTAAAAGCGTATAG
- a CDS encoding TetR/AcrR family transcriptional regulator yields MNGIKTGSTTKDHIVDAALEVILDTGVIGATFRRIATKAGVSPGTMTYYFSSINEILDAAFRKMVSQIAVVFRKRLMDARKPDEAVEAVVDLICGDIWATPRHMLLSFELYAFASRQPQYQTVMTEWMDKSRDALYQHYDLKTASSLDAMIEGFTIHRHLNPDVISREEVRRCVSLIANASSKNKAEL; encoded by the coding sequence ATGAATGGAATTAAAACAGGCTCAACAACTAAAGATCATATTGTTGATGCGGCGCTTGAAGTAATCCTCGATACAGGGGTCATTGGCGCGACCTTCAGGCGTATAGCAACCAAAGCAGGTGTATCCCCTGGTACGATGACATACTATTTTTCCAGTATTAATGAGATACTTGACGCTGCTTTTCGCAAAATGGTTTCTCAGATAGCAGTAGTCTTCCGAAAACGTTTGATGGATGCTCGCAAACCCGATGAAGCCGTCGAAGCTGTAGTTGATTTGATTTGTGGTGACATTTGGGCGACTCCCCGTCACATGCTACTAAGTTTTGAACTCTATGCTTTTGCCTCCCGGCAGCCTCAATACCAGACGGTCATGACTGAATGGATGGATAAATCCCGTGATGCATTATACCAACATTATGATCTTAAAACAGCCAGCTCTCTTGATGCAATGATTGAAGGATTCACTATACATCGTCATTTGAATCCCGATGTGATTTCCAGAGAAGAGGTTCGTCGTTGTGTTTCTCTCATTGCTAACGCTTCCTCTAAAAATAAAGCTGAACTCTAA
- a CDS encoding MFS transporter gives MKLQKLSLLSLCGLFLLPGFALASWITRTPALRDTLSASTEEMGFILFGFSSGAMLGVLSSSKLISIFHARIVILTGLLMLSAGLMVIGVSSTQQHMLSVFAGMVIFGVGLGWTEIAINVEGATTEKAIGRGLMTTLHGCFSLGTFVGAVTGMIFTAYQIPIERHLYLVSAFNMLLALVLIIQAPQNSRYSGTVKTGKSGLAAAFTELKDPKLLIIGFIVLAMALAEGAANDWLPLLMIDGHGFDETSGTLIYAGFTLAMTIGRLSGGPVIRKLGKSMVVRLSALFAAAGLLMVIYSPFPEAAVAAVILWGLGASLGFPIAISAAAEGKGNSQIRVSIAATLGYVAFLVGPPMLGFIGEHNGLRLAMLPVMILVVIAFIIAPLIINKEKKHIALKFIK, from the coding sequence ATGAAATTACAGAAACTGAGCTTATTATCCCTGTGCGGACTGTTCCTATTGCCGGGGTTTGCTCTAGCGTCTTGGATTACAAGAACTCCTGCACTGAGGGATACATTATCTGCCTCAACGGAAGAGATGGGGTTTATTCTGTTTGGATTTTCTTCAGGTGCAATGTTAGGTGTGCTCAGTTCTAGTAAGCTCATCTCTATTTTCCACGCGAGAATAGTAATACTAACTGGGTTGCTTATGCTGTCTGCAGGTCTTATGGTTATTGGTGTCAGTAGTACCCAACAGCATATGCTCTCTGTATTTGCAGGTATGGTAATTTTTGGAGTAGGTCTAGGCTGGACAGAGATTGCAATAAATGTTGAAGGAGCAACGACAGAGAAAGCCATTGGCCGAGGCCTAATGACTACCCTTCATGGTTGCTTTAGCCTTGGTACTTTTGTAGGAGCAGTAACTGGCATGATTTTTACAGCATACCAGATACCTATTGAACGACATTTATACTTAGTCTCAGCTTTTAATATGTTACTTGCACTGGTACTAATAATACAGGCACCACAGAATAGCCGATATTCTGGCACAGTGAAAACGGGAAAATCTGGTCTTGCAGCTGCTTTTACAGAACTCAAAGATCCTAAATTGCTTATCATTGGTTTTATTGTTCTTGCTATGGCCTTGGCAGAAGGTGCCGCTAATGACTGGCTACCTTTGTTGATGATAGACGGGCATGGGTTTGATGAAACTTCAGGTACCCTTATATATGCAGGTTTTACACTTGCAATGACTATCGGACGATTATCTGGAGGTCCGGTAATAAGAAAACTGGGTAAGAGTATGGTTGTTCGTCTGAGTGCATTGTTTGCAGCTGCCGGTTTGTTGATGGTAATTTATTCCCCATTTCCTGAGGCTGCGGTAGCTGCAGTGATATTATGGGGATTGGGGGCGTCTCTGGGCTTTCCTATAGCGATTTCTGCAGCAGCTGAAGGGAAAGGAAATAGTCAAATTCGAGTATCAATTGCAGCTACTCTAGGTTATGTTGCATTCTTGGTGGGGCCACCAATGCTTGGTTTTATTGGTGAACATAATGGACTTCGCCTTGCAATGTTGCCTGTAATGATTCTGGTTGTTATTGCCTTTATTATTGCACCGCTGATCATAAATAAAGAAAAAAAACATATAGCCCTAAAGTTTATTAAATAG